ATACAGTAATAAAAGGTGTATGGGTTGATGAAATATTAAATGGTAATAAAAATCATATTGTAACTTCAGAAGTAGAGCACCCAGCAGTTACAGCAGCATGTAGATTTTTAGAAGCACAAGGAGTAAGTGTTACGTATTTACCAGTTAATGAAAATGGCGTTATTGAAGCAAATACAGTAAAAGAAAATATTAAAGATGATACAGCTTTAGTTAGTATTATGTGGGCAAATAATGAAACTGGAAAACTTTTTCCTATTGAAGAAATTGGAAAAATCTGTAAAGAAGCAAATGTACTATTTCATTCAGATGCAACTCAAGCTATTGGAAAAGTTCTTGTTGATGTACAAAAAGCAAATTTAGATTTCATGTCATTTTCAGCACATAAATTTCATGGACCAAAAGGTGTTGGTGGAACATATATTAAAAAAGGTGTTAAATTAACTCCATTATTACACGGTGGTGAACAAATGGGTGGTAAAAGAGCAGGTACAGTTGATGTTGCGTCAATGGTTGGAATGGGATATGCTATGCATTTAGCTACAAATGAAATGGCTTTAGCTTATGAAGATAATCATGTAAGAAAATTAAGAGATAGACTTGAAAATGCAATTTTAGAACTACCTGAAACACTTGTTATTGGTGGAACTGAAAATAGAACTCCAAATACAACACTTATTTCAATTAGAGGTGTTGAGGGTGAGTCTATGTTATGGGATTTAAATCAAAAAGGAATAGGTGCAAGTACAGGAAGTGCATGTGCATCTGAAGATTTAGAAGCAAATCCAGTAATGAATGCATTTGGAAGTGATAGTGAGTTAGCACATACTGGAGTTAGATTTAGTTTAAGTAGATTTAATACACAAGAACAAATTGATTATGCGATTGAGGTAATTGTAAATGCAGTTAAAAGATTAAGAAATTTATCAAGTTCTTATGCATATGCACCAAAATCACATGAATCTGGGTTATAAAAAGAAATATAAAGGAATAATAAAATGGCAAAAAATGATTTAGTTAGTGGATCTATTTGGGATGAGTATTCAGATCAAGTTGTAAATAGAATGAATAATCCTCAACATCAAGGGGAAATTACAGAAGAAAGAGCAAAAGAGTTAAATACAAAACTTATTATTGCTGATTTTGGTGCAGAATCATGTGGTGATGCAGTTAGACTTTATTGGGCAGTTGATGAAGCTACAGATAAAATTTTAGAATCAAAATTTAAATCTTTTGGATGTGGTACTGCAATTGCATCAAGTGATGTTATGGCTGAGTTATGTGTAGGTAAAACAGTTGATGAAGCAATTAAGATTACAAATATTGATGTTGAAAAAGCATTAAGAGATAATCCAGATACTCCTGCTGTTCCACCTCAAAAAATGCACTGTTCTGTTATGGCATATGATGTTATTAAAAAAGCAGCATCACAATATAAAGGTGTTGATATGGAATCTCTTGAAGAAGAAGAGATTGTTTGTGAATGTGCAAGAGTTTCATTAGCAACTATTAAAGAAGTAATTAAAATTAATGATTTAAAAACAGTTGAAGAGATTACAGATTATACAAAAGCAGGTGCATTTTGTAAATCATGTATTAAACCAGGTGGACATGAAGAAAAGGATATTTACTTAGTAGATATTTTAAAAGATACAAGAGCTTCAATGGATGAAGAAAAATTAAAAGATGCAGCTGATGCAAGTGCAAGTGGTGCATTAACTTTTGATAAGATGACTTTAGTTCAAAGAATTAAAGCAATTGATTCAGTTTTAGATGAAGATATTAGACCAATGCTTGTAATGGATGGTGGTAATATGGAAATTATTGATATTAAAGAAAACTTACCTCATTATGACTTATATATTAGATACTTAGGTGCATGTTCTGGATGTGCTTCTGGAAGTACTGGAACATTATATGCTATTGAGTCAATATTAAAACAAAAAATTGACGAAAACTTAAGAGTTTTACCTATTTAAATCTATCAAATAAAAGAGAGTTCTCTCTTTTATTGATATTCATCAATCTATTAATTTATTTTTTTATGTACAATTTTATAAAACATATAAGGGTAAATTATGGAAGAAACAATTAAATCTTTTCTTACACAAGATCATAGAGACTGTGATGAAGAATTTGCAAATATGGAAAATGCAGTAGCTTCACAAGACTGGGTAAAATCAGAAGAAACTTTTGAAAGATTTGCAAAAGATTTGCAAACTCATTTTGATATGGAAGAAAAAGTTATGTTTCCAGTTTTTGAAGAAATTACTGGTATGACAAATGGACCAACTCAAGTTATGAGAATGGAACATGCACAAATGCTAAATGTTGTTTCTCAAATGAGAGAAGATATTGCTAAGCAAGATAAGAATCATTTTTTTGGATTAAGTGAAAGTTTGATGATGCTTACGCAACAACATAATATGAAAGAAGAGCAAATGCTTTATGCAATGGCTGATGCTCATATACAAGAACAAAAAAGTTCAGTTATAGAAAAAATGAAAGAATTAAAAAGAGTGAATTAAATGTTTAACCAAGGATTATCATTAGATCAAGCACCACCAATTTCTGTACCTTTTAGGTTTTTTTTAACAGCACCAATTTTCGCTATGCTAATTGGCGTAATGTTTTTAATTTATCCAGCAGAACTTATAACAAATAGGTTTTCAAGTGAAACAATAGCTATGGTACATATGTTTACTTTAGGTGTATTATCAATGATAATTTTTGGTGCAATGCAACAAATGATGCCTGTACTTGCAGGTGCTCCTATTAAAAGAGCCAAGCTTTTTGCAACAGTTGTACATACTTTTTTAACATTGGGAACTATATTTTTTGTATTAAAGTTTTTGTATTATCAAAATGAGTTTTTAGTTGCTGCAATTGTTTGTCTAGCTATATCTTTTTTGACTTTTTTTATTACAGCAATAAGACTGCTATTTAAAGTAAAATATGTTACTTCTACCGTAAATGTAATGAAACTATTTGCTATTGCAGGGATTTTAACAGCACTTTTAGGCTTACATTTAGCAGGAGCACATTTAAGTGGAAATATGGGCTCAAACTATTTATCTTTTGTAAATATTCATGTTTTACTTGGTATATTTGGTTTTGCTGCATTACTTATTATTGGTGTCTCTTTTCAAGTAATACCTATGTTTTATGTTGCTTTGGATTTTCCTAAATCAGTTCAAAATAGATTACCTATATCTATATTTTTACTTATTATTTCTTATTTTGCTTTTGCATTTTTAGATCTTAATTTTTATATTTATAAAGTACTATTTGCAATATTTTTTGTTATATATGCATTTCATGGATTAAACTCATTAAATAATAGAAGAAGACCTGTTACAGATGTAACACTTTGGTATTGGAAAGTATCATTGTATTCTCTTGTAATAGCAATGCTTAATTGGCTTTTTGTTCCACAAGATTCATCTTATTTTTTAACTATTTTATTTGCTTTTGGATTTTTGTTTTCATTATTACAAGGAATGGTTTATAAAATTATTCCATTTTTATGTTGGTTTCATCTAAGTTCAAAGGGATATTTTGATATTCCAACAATAAAAGAGATAATTCATGAAGATTTAATTAAAATTCATTTTTATATTTATATGGCTTCATATGTTTTCTTTTTATTGTATGGTTTTTTTAGTCAAATATTTATAACTATAGCAGCAATTTTATTTATTTTATCTAATATCTTATTTTTTATAAACTGTGTACTTGGAATGAAAAAGTATGCAAGCATTTCAAAAAAAGATCCTTTACAAACTTTCGTAAAATCATAGTTATGTTATAATATCTTTTATTACTAAAAAAAGGGGATATTATGACTGCACAAGATAAAGAGCTAGAACAACTTCACGATACAATTATTTCAGATGTAAATTCACTTGTTGATAAATATATGTCTATTGTTGGATGGGATGTACCTGAAAATGATGAAGCTGAAGCAAAAAATAAAATAATAACTATAATAAAAGATGCTATTGTAAAGATTGAGGAAGAGAATTAATGTCAAAGCAAAATAATCAAATTTTAAAAAATACAAATGCAAAAATATTAGATGAGTTTAATGCTTCTGTTATGTTTGATAAAGAACTTTATGCACAAGATATAAAAGGCTCAATAGCACATAGTCAAATGCTTTTTGAGCAAGGAATATTATCAAAAGAAGATAAAGAAGCAATTCATAAAGGACTTTTACAAGTAAAACAAGAGATAGAAAGTGGTGAATTTGAGTTTAAAATAGAGCATGAAGATATTCACATGGCAGTTGAGAGTAGATTAACTGAAATCGTAGGTGAAGCAGGGAAAAGACTTCATACAGCAAGAAGTAGAAATGATCAAGTTGCAACTGATTTTAGACTTTATGTACAAGATAAAAACATAAGTATCAAACAACAAATTAAAGAGTTGATTAATACTTTTGTTGATGTTGCTTCAAAACATACAACTACTTTAATACCTGGAATGACACATTTACAACATGCTCAACCTATTAATTTTGGGTATCATTTACTAGCTTATGCAAACATGTTTAAAAGAGATTATGAAAGATTTGAAAGTTCATATGAAAGAAATAACTTTTCACCTTTAGGAAGTGCTGCCCTTGCTGGAACACCTCATGATATAAATCGAGATAGTACATGTTCACAACTTGGATTTTATTCACCTACAACTCATGCAATGGATACGGTAAGTGATAGAGATTTTGCTTTGGAAATTTTATTTAATATAAGTACAGCTGTAATGCATATAAGTAGAATTTCAGAAGAGCTTGTAACTTGGTCTTCATATGAGTTCCAATTTGTTAGAATGAGCGATGAGTATGCAACTACTTCTTCTATTATGCCACAAAAGAAAAATCCAGATGTTCCTGAACTTTTAAGAGGTAAAACAGGAAGAGTTTATGGTAATTTGATTTCATTGTTTACCGTAATGAAAGGTTTACCACTAGCTTATAATAAAGATACGCAAGAAGATAAAGAGGGTGTATTTGATTCTGTTAAGACAATAGAAGTATCACTTGCAATCTTAAATGAAGTAATCAAAACTATGATTGTAAATAAAGACAAGATGTATAATGCTTGTAAAATAGGGCATTTAAGTGCTACTGATTTGGCTGATTATTTAGTACAAAAACAAAATATGCCTTTTAGAACAGCTTATTATATTACAAAAGATGTCGTAGCAACAGCAAATGAATTAAATAAAGATATTAGTGAACTTACAATTGAAGAAATAAGAAAATCAAATGAACAAATTGCTAATATAGATGAAGAGATTTTAAATTATCTTGATTTGGAAGCTTCGATGAATGCAAGAAATTCTTTTGGTGGTACATCTACAAAACAAACAAATTTACAAATAGAAGTATTGAAAAATTGGTTAGAATCTAAATAAGAAAATTTATATATTAGATGAGCAAAGTCTCATCTAATATTAACTAAGTAAGAATTTTTTAGTAGCTTCATATAAAGCTTGAACATCAGTTTTACCAATAAAACCATCAACACCAATATCTTTCATTTTGTTTTTAACAGCATCAGTTGTCATTGATGAGTTAACTATTACAGGAATAAAATTATGTGAGCTATTGTCTTTTATAAATGATGCAACTTGGAAACCATCAGCTTCTGGCATTTCAATATCTGTTATAATTAAACCTATGCTATTTGGATCTACTTCTTGTATTCTTTGAAGTAATAAAGCACCATTGTTATAAATTTCAAACTTTAATTTTGCTTTTTGGAAAAATTTTCTTAATACTTCCCTTGCAACTCCTGAATCTTCTGCTGCTAGAACTAATTTATTAGAGTTTAATGGAGCATCAACATATTTGTTAACTTCATCTTGTCCATCACCAGTCCAACCAATATCTTTTAGTAGTTGTTCAGCATTAAATACAGTACATAATTCATCTTTATCATTAACTCTTACATAAGTTGTATATGTTATTTTTGAATTTGTTTCTTCTGTATGTCTTAACTCTTCAGTAGTTTTTTCAACGATATCTAACATATCTTTAATTAAAAATCCTACTTTTTTATGATTGAATTCACAATATATTATAAGTTTGTATTCATCTATTTGCATTTTTTGTTGGCCTAGCCATGCATCTAAATTTACTAAAGTAACAGGTTCACCCCTAATAGTAGCAATACCTGCAATTATATTTGAATCACTTGGTGTGTCATTTATTGTTACTTCTTCTTTAATAACAAAAGCTTTTACTTTTGCAATATTGATTGCGTAAATATTGTTATGACTAGTGTAAAATACGGCTAATTGTTGAACATTTCTTTTGTGACCTTGTGTCATTTGTTCAACGCTACTATTAATATCGCTCATATTATTCCTTTTTATGTGATACTTAAATTATATATCTTTTTTTCTTATAATCAACTTTTTTATAAAAGTTATTCTACTTCTTCTTATTTAACAATTTTTTTATTGTTACAGAAGCCATCATAAGACCAAATGAACCTGTAACTCCTTCAAAACTTCCTTTTTCTATACATAAAGGTTCTTCTGAAGAAAAAACTACTTTAAACTTTTTCTTGAACCCTTGAGCTTTAAGCTCTGTTCTTATTTTTCTAATAAATGGGTCATTATAAGTTTTCCAAATAGATAAATACTCAATTTTACTAGGATCAATTCTTTTAGCCCCACCACTTGTACTAATTACTTTAGTATAGTGTTTTTTAATTAAATGAACTTTAGGTGTTACATCATCTATGGCATCTAAAATATAATCAAATTGTGAAAAATCAAAGTTATCAATCCACTCTTTTGTTATCTTAACATGAATTGGTGTCACTTTTAGATATTTTTGTGCTAATGCTTCAACTTTTACTTTTCCAATGTTACCCTCACTACCTATTTGTCTATTTAAGTTTGATTCTTCATATGTATCAAAATCTACAATAGTAATATCAGTAACACCTGTTCTATAAAGTGCATCAAGGGCAAAACTTCCTACTCCACCCACTCCAAGTAATATAATTTTTGCTTTTGTAAATTTATTAAAGTTTTCTTCACCAAATAGTTTTTTTGTTCTATCATATTTCATCTAATCTACTCTTTTAAAAATTTTAGATATTATAACATAAAATAATTTATGGAGTCGTTGATGGAAAAAGAACCTATGACAAGAGATGGATATGAAAAAATTACAGGAAATCTAGACTTCTTGAAATCAAAAGAGAGACCTCAAACTGTTATTGCCTTAGATGAAGCAAGACAATTAGGAGATTTAAAAGAAAATGCTGAGTATCATGCTGCAAAAGATAAATTAAAATTAATTGATACACAAATCGCAGAATTAAGTAATATTATTAGTAAAGCAGTAATTATTGATCCCTCAACGCTACCACATGATAAAGTTAGTTTTGGATCAACTGTTAGTTTAGTAGATGTTGATACAGAAGAAGAGTATACTTATACAATTGTTGGTGGAATAGAATCAAATGCAGAAAAAGGATTTATCTCTTTTAACTCACCTTTAGCAAAACAGCTAATGGGAAAAGAAGAAGGTGATGAACTTCAAGCTACACTTCCAGGAGGTGTTAGATCTTTTGAAGTATTAGAAGTTTATTTCAAGGAGATATCAATATAATGAATGTAGCAATTATAGGAGCTAGTGGCTATACTGGCTTAGAATTAGTAAAAATATTGATTACTCACTCAAAATTCAATATTTCATATATAGCTAACTCAACAGGAAATATAAATGTACAAGATTTGCATCCAAGTTTGCAAGGTCTAATTGATATGCCTGTTGAAATAGCAAATGCAAAAGAAGTTGCAAAAGTTGCAAAACTTGCCTTTTTAGCACTACCTCATAAAACATCTATGTCTTTTGCAAAAGAGCTACTAGATTTAGGTGTTAAAGTAGTTGATTTAAGTGCTGATTATAGATTAGAACTTGAAAATTATGAAAAACATTATTGCCCTCATGAAGATAAAGAGAATATCTCAAGTGCAGTGTATGGCTTACCTGAGTATTATAAAAATCAATTAAAAGATGCAAACTTAGTTGCAAATCCTGGGTGTTATCCAACAGCTTCACTTTTAGCTTTGCTTCCTTTTGTTGATTATATTGATGAAAATAGTCCAATATTTATTGATGCTAAATCTGGAGTTACAGGGGCAGGTAAAAAGTTAAATGAGATAACTCAATTTGCTCATATAAACGAAAATACTCATGCTTATAATCCTTTCAAGCATAGACATATGCCTGAAATTCAAGAAAAAGTTAAACTTCTTAAAGATAAAGATTTCAGTGTTAACTTTGTACCACATTTAATACCTGTTACAAGGGGAATGTTAGTTTCAGTTTATGCGAGCTTAAAAGAAGAAGTTGATGTGGAAGCTATATTAGAAAAAAGTTATAAAAATAGTGAATTTGTAAGAGTTAGAAATAGTGCTGTTGATATAAAATCAACAGCAGGAACAAATTTTTGTGATATTTTTGTAGCAAGAAATGGTAAAGCACTTTTTATTAACTCTTCAATTGATAATCTACTAAGAGGAGCATCTTCTCAAGCTGTTGTAAATGCAAATATTATGTGTGGCTTTGAAGAGGATGAAGGAATACCTAAAATTGCTTATGCACCTTAATATAAAGGATGGTGCAATCTTTGTAGCAGATTCGCACTACAATGAAAAGAATCAAGATTTTTTAATCTTTTTAGAAAAATTGAAATCTAAAAAGATTAAGACTGAACAACTTTTTTTAATGGGAGATATGTTTGATTTTATCTCATCTGAAAGTACTTATTTTGTAAAAAGAAATCAAAAACTTATTGATATAATAAATGAACTTGCAAAAGATATAAAAATAATATATTTAGAGGGAAATCATGATTACAATATGAAGCCTCTTTTTATAGATGTTTTAGTAGTAAAAAGAGAAGATCAACCTATTTTTATGAAGTATCAAAATAAAAAACTTGCACTTTCTCATGGAGATAATTTTACTCCAAATTTATATAATATTTATTGTAAAATTATAAGAAACCATAAACTATTGAAGTTTTTAAACTCTATTGATTATAATAATTTTATTTCAAAGAAGATATATTATACTTTGATGAAGAAAAATATTTGTCATAATTTTACAGCTTTTGAAGAGTTAGCAAAAAAAAGAGTTGAAAATTTTGAAGCAGATATTATTATTGAAGGTCACTTTCACCAAGGTAAAGAGTATGATTTTGGAAATAAAAGATATGTAAATGTACCTTCTCTTTGTTGTAGTAGTGAATATATGCTAGTAGAACAAAATATTTTTAAGAAAGTAAATTTATGAATTTAGAGTTTTTATTTTTTATTATTGCAGTTATATTTTTATCAATACCTTTTATTTTTTATAATAAAAGAAGAGCTACAAAGCTTCAAAATAAAAACCCAAAGATAAAAAATCATATTTATATAAGTCAAGTTGAATTACCTTTGAAAATAGAAAAATTGGATTTTGCAACAAATAGCAATATAGTAAGAAAGATATTTCATACTTTTGAAGTATTAGATATAAAAAGTTTAAATACAAAGCAATTAGAAAAAAAAGAGTGGCATAGTTGGCAAATATCTATGTTACTTAATCTTTATAAAAATGACAAAGATTTTTTTATACCAAATAAAGAAAAGGTATTTCATAAAAATATACTTAACCTTGATAATAAATCATTAAATAGTTTTATTCAAACTATTTTATTAAAGTATAAAGCCAATGTTGATATAAAAGTTTCAAAAAATATTTTAAGTGATGATGTTATTTGGACAAATAAAGAGATATCAATACTTTTTTATATTTTAACAACATACAAGCAATAAAGGATAGATTATCGCAAAGTTTAAAGTAGTAAGTGAGTATGAACCAGCAGGAGATCAACCACAAGCAATAAAAGCTTTAAGTGATTCAATAATTAAAGGTGAAAAATATAATACTCTTCTTGGTGTAACAGGAAGTGGAAAAACTTATACAATGGCAAAAGTTATTGAAAAAACTCAAAAGCCAACTTTGATTATGACACATAATAAAACACTTGCCGCACAACTATATTCAGAATTTAAAGCATTTTTTCCAAATAATCATGTGGAGTATTTCATCTCTTATTATGATTATTATCAACCAGAAGCTTATATCCCAAGAAGTGATTTATTTATTGAAAAGGATTCTTCAATAAATGAGGAATTAGAAAGATTAAGACTTAGTGCAACTGCGTCACTTTTATCTTTTGATGATGTTATTGTAATTGCTTCTGTTTCTGCAAATTACGGTTTAGGTAATCCAGAAGAGTATAAAGCAATGGTTCAAAGAATTGAAGTTGGTTTTGAATATTCTCAAAAAAAGTTTTTATTAAAACTTGTAGAGATGGGTTATAAAAGAAATGATAAGTTCTTTGATAGGGCAGATTTTAGAGTAAATGGAGATGTAATTGATATTTTTCCTGCATATTTTGAGGATGAATTTATAA
The window above is part of the Malaciobacter marinus genome. Proteins encoded here:
- a CDS encoding UDP-2,3-diacylglucosamine diphosphatase, coding for MHLNIKDGAIFVADSHYNEKNQDFLIFLEKLKSKKIKTEQLFLMGDMFDFISSESTYFVKRNQKLIDIINELAKDIKIIYLEGNHDYNMKPLFIDVLVVKREDQPIFMKYQNKKLALSHGDNFTPNLYNIYCKIIRNHKLLKFLNSIDYNNFISKKIYYTLMKKNICHNFTAFEELAKKRVENFEADIIIEGHFHQGKEYDFGNKRYVNVPSLCCSSEYMLVEQNIFKKVNL
- the argC gene encoding N-acetyl-gamma-glutamyl-phosphate reductase, with translation MNVAIIGASGYTGLELVKILITHSKFNISYIANSTGNINVQDLHPSLQGLIDMPVEIANAKEVAKVAKLAFLALPHKTSMSFAKELLDLGVKVVDLSADYRLELENYEKHYCPHEDKENISSAVYGLPEYYKNQLKDANLVANPGCYPTASLLALLPFVDYIDENSPIFIDAKSGVTGAGKKLNEITQFAHINENTHAYNPFKHRHMPEIQEKVKLLKDKDFSVNFVPHLIPVTRGMLVSVYASLKEEVDVEAILEKSYKNSEFVRVRNSAVDIKSTAGTNFCDIFVARNGKALFINSSIDNLLRGASSQAVVNANIMCGFEEDEGIPKIAYAP
- the argH gene encoding argininosuccinate lyase, coding for MSKQNNQILKNTNAKILDEFNASVMFDKELYAQDIKGSIAHSQMLFEQGILSKEDKEAIHKGLLQVKQEIESGEFEFKIEHEDIHMAVESRLTEIVGEAGKRLHTARSRNDQVATDFRLYVQDKNISIKQQIKELINTFVDVASKHTTTLIPGMTHLQHAQPINFGYHLLAYANMFKRDYERFESSYERNNFSPLGSAALAGTPHDINRDSTCSQLGFYSPTTHAMDTVSDRDFALEILFNISTAVMHISRISEELVTWSSYEFQFVRMSDEYATTSSIMPQKKNPDVPELLRGKTGRVYGNLISLFTVMKGLPLAYNKDTQEDKEGVFDSVKTIEVSLAILNEVIKTMIVNKDKMYNACKIGHLSATDLADYLVQKQNMPFRTAYYITKDVVATANELNKDISELTIEEIRKSNEQIANIDEEILNYLDLEASMNARNSFGGTSTKQTNLQIEVLKNWLESK
- the greA gene encoding transcription elongation factor GreA, which translates into the protein MEKEPMTRDGYEKITGNLDFLKSKERPQTVIALDEARQLGDLKENAEYHAAKDKLKLIDTQIAELSNIISKAVIIDPSTLPHDKVSFGSTVSLVDVDTEEEYTYTIVGGIESNAEKGFISFNSPLAKQLMGKEEGDELQATLPGGVRSFEVLEVYFKEISI
- a CDS encoding NifS family cysteine desulfurase, which encodes MEVYLDNNATTMVDPIVFEEMKPFFCETYGNPNSLHRFGAGTHPKMMEALDYLYTGINADDEDDIIITSNATESINTVIKGVWVDEILNGNKNHIVTSEVEHPAVTAACRFLEAQGVSVTYLPVNENGVIEANTVKENIKDDTALVSIMWANNETGKLFPIEEIGKICKEANVLFHSDATQAIGKVLVDVQKANLDFMSFSAHKFHGPKGVGGTYIKKGVKLTPLLHGGEQMGGKRAGTVDVASMVGMGYAMHLATNEMALAYEDNHVRKLRDRLENAILELPETLVIGGTENRTPNTTLISIRGVEGESMLWDLNQKGIGASTGSACASEDLEANPVMNAFGSDSELAHTGVRFSLSRFNTQEQIDYAIEVIVNAVKRLRNLSSSYAYAPKSHESGL
- a CDS encoding hemerythrin domain-containing protein, producing MEETIKSFLTQDHRDCDEEFANMENAVASQDWVKSEETFERFAKDLQTHFDMEEKVMFPVFEEITGMTNGPTQVMRMEHAQMLNVVSQMREDIAKQDKNHFFGLSESLMMLTQQHNMKEEQMLYAMADAHIQEQKSSVIEKMKELKRVN
- a CDS encoding tRNA threonylcarbamoyladenosine dehydratase, whose product is MKYDRTKKLFGEENFNKFTKAKIILLGVGGVGSFALDALYRTGVTDITIVDFDTYEESNLNRQIGSEGNIGKVKVEALAQKYLKVTPIHVKITKEWIDNFDFSQFDYILDAIDDVTPKVHLIKKHYTKVISTSGGAKRIDPSKIEYLSIWKTYNDPFIRKIRTELKAQGFKKKFKVVFSSEEPLCIEKGSFEGVTGSFGLMMASVTIKKLLNKKK
- a CDS encoding iron-sulfur cluster assembly scaffold protein — translated: MAKNDLVSGSIWDEYSDQVVNRMNNPQHQGEITEERAKELNTKLIIADFGAESCGDAVRLYWAVDEATDKILESKFKSFGCGTAIASSDVMAELCVGKTVDEAIKITNIDVEKALRDNPDTPAVPPQKMHCSVMAYDVIKKAASQYKGVDMESLEEEEIVCECARVSLATIKEVIKINDLKTVEEITDYTKAGAFCKSCIKPGGHEEKDIYLVDILKDTRASMDEEKLKDAADASASGALTFDKMTLVQRIKAIDSVLDEDIRPMLVMDGGNMEIIDIKENLPHYDLYIRYLGACSGCASGSTGTLYAIESILKQKIDENLRVLPI
- a CDS encoding chemotaxis protein CheV translates to MSDINSSVEQMTQGHKRNVQQLAVFYTSHNNIYAINIAKVKAFVIKEEVTINDTPSDSNIIAGIATIRGEPVTLVNLDAWLGQQKMQIDEYKLIIYCEFNHKKVGFLIKDMLDIVEKTTEELRHTEETNSKITYTTYVRVNDKDELCTVFNAEQLLKDIGWTGDGQDEVNKYVDAPLNSNKLVLAAEDSGVAREVLRKFFQKAKLKFEIYNNGALLLQRIQEVDPNSIGLIITDIEMPEADGFQVASFIKDNSSHNFIPVIVNSSMTTDAVKNKMKDIGVDGFIGKTDVQALYEATKKFLLS